In Paractinoplanes brasiliensis, the following proteins share a genomic window:
- a CDS encoding GNAT family N-acetyltransferase gives MRDQRRAEHKHPEILAAARIVVAERGADATRFSDVTAATGVGVSTLQYFFGSREDMLRAVFRHSARADFDEVAVRLAGETVPWRRVLLIATHLTGAVGSDTSWRVWVESWRWALRDPELRVDVLADHTRWRELLTAELTTLVGDPEAVARQALALIDGLALPVVLGDPAVDRHTAEALLTDALQSLTGRQPQSGAVRDDGASAERPGRLGVARDDGASVERPTRLGVARDDGASVERPTRLGVVRDDGAPAERPTRSGAASHDEIPAERPPRLRPARPGDAPAIARIWEAGWRDGHLGNVPDALTRVRTPGTFRARAAERISGTTVAVEGDEVAGFVMVVADEVEQVYVDAAFRGGGVARVLLAEAERQVAAAGHRVAWLAVVPGNARARRFYEREGWTDEGAFDHTASGIRVPCRRYTKALQL, from the coding sequence GTGCGGGACCAGCGGCGTGCGGAGCACAAACACCCCGAGATCCTCGCCGCCGCCCGCATCGTGGTGGCTGAGCGGGGCGCCGATGCGACACGGTTCTCCGATGTGACCGCGGCGACCGGCGTCGGGGTCTCCACGCTGCAGTACTTCTTCGGCAGCCGGGAGGACATGCTCCGGGCCGTCTTCCGGCATTCCGCCCGCGCCGACTTCGACGAGGTCGCCGTCCGGCTGGCCGGCGAGACCGTCCCCTGGCGCCGCGTTCTGCTGATCGCCACCCACCTCACCGGCGCCGTCGGCAGTGACACGTCGTGGCGGGTCTGGGTCGAGTCGTGGCGGTGGGCGCTGCGCGACCCGGAGCTGCGGGTCGACGTGCTCGCCGACCACACCCGCTGGCGTGAGCTGCTGACCGCCGAGCTCACCACCCTCGTAGGGGATCCGGAAGCAGTCGCCCGGCAGGCGCTCGCGCTGATCGACGGTCTGGCGCTGCCGGTGGTCCTCGGCGACCCGGCGGTCGATCGGCACACGGCGGAAGCCCTGCTGACCGACGCCCTCCAGTCCCTGACCGGCCGACAGCCGCAATCGGGTGCGGTCCGCGACGATGGGGCCTCGGCCGAGCGGCCGGGGCGGTTGGGTGTGGCTCGTGACGATGGGGCCTCGGTCGAGCGGCCGACGCGGTTGGGTGTGGCTCGTGACGATGGGGCCTCGGTCGAGCGGCCGACGCGGTTGGGTGTGGTCCGTGACGATGGGGCCCCGGCCGAGCGGCCGACGCGGTCGGGTGCGGCCTCCCACGATGAGATCCCGGCCGAGCGGCCACCGCGGTTGCGCCCGGCCCGGCCCGGCGACGCGCCCGCCATCGCCCGGATCTGGGAGGCGGGCTGGCGCGACGGGCATCTCGGCAACGTCCCGGACGCGTTGACCCGGGTTCGAACCCCCGGCACGTTCCGGGCTCGGGCCGCCGAGCGGATCAGCGGGACCACCGTGGCGGTCGAAGGCGACGAGGTGGCCGGGTTCGTGATGGTGGTCGCCGACGAGGTCGAGCAGGTCTACGTGGACGCGGCGTTCCGCGGCGGCGGCGTGGCCCGTGTGCTGCTGGCCGAGGCGGAACGGCAGGTCGCGGCGGCCGGGCATCGGGTGGCGTGGCTCGCGGTGGTGCCGGGCAACGCTCGGGCGCGGCGGTTCTACGAGCGGGAGGGCTGGACGGATGAGGGGGCCTTCGACCACACGGCGTCGGGGATCCGGGTGCCCTGCCGGCGGTACACGAAGGCGCTTCAGCTGTAG
- a CDS encoding response regulator transcription factor encodes MVGAAVSIIPTVMAPAAGHSAPVADWVTGITEPTVLVADDDVDVRDLITSKLVAAGYRVITAEDGASALRQVVTEQPDMVILDVSMPGLDGLSVCYELHSSADTAQIPVLMLSGHSRQVDIDLGLTVGADDYLVKPFNPAELVRRVRWLLLANED; translated from the coding sequence ATGGTCGGAGCAGCGGTTTCCATCATTCCCACGGTCATGGCGCCCGCAGCCGGCCACTCCGCGCCCGTCGCGGACTGGGTGACCGGCATCACCGAGCCGACCGTCCTGGTCGCCGACGACGACGTGGACGTACGGGATCTGATCACCTCGAAGCTGGTCGCGGCCGGCTACCGGGTGATCACGGCCGAGGACGGGGCCTCCGCGCTGCGCCAGGTGGTCACCGAGCAGCCCGACATGGTGATCCTCGACGTGTCGATGCCCGGCCTCGACGGCCTCAGCGTCTGCTACGAGCTGCACTCCTCGGCCGACACCGCGCAGATCCCCGTGCTCATGCTCAGCGGCCACTCCCGCCAGGTCGACATCGACCTCGGCCTGACCGTCGGCGCCGACGACTACCTGGTCAAGCCGTTCAACCCGGCCGAGCTGGTCCGTCGGGTCCGCTGGCTCCTGCTGGCCAACGAGGACTGA
- a CDS encoding serine/threonine-protein kinase, which translates to MRMLGGRYELVRRIGVGGMSEVWRGHDRVLDRPVAVKIMGPSLEGTLGDAASVDLVRTEARSAAKLAHPNVAGVHDFGTSRSESSAREVPYIVMELVEGQTLSAHLAAGPLDWRIGVRICAEVAAALAAAHAELIVHRDIKPANVMLTPSGAKVLDFGIAASAGTPDPDPELPVMGTPAYVAPELFEGVPPTPASDMFALGTLLHQCISGRLPWRAESPTELVYAQRYRDPDPLPEIDKLPLEVEDLVSRCLNRDPAERPTAMVAALLLAEAVDARVYVPMQDLHAEEAHPQISPWDKRAAEEPTSVAVQAGGGRHRAG; encoded by the coding sequence ATGCGGATGCTGGGCGGCCGTTACGAGCTTGTGCGGCGCATCGGTGTCGGCGGCATGTCCGAGGTGTGGCGGGGCCACGACCGGGTGCTCGACCGTCCGGTGGCGGTCAAGATCATGGGACCTTCGCTGGAGGGCACGCTGGGCGACGCCGCGAGTGTCGACCTCGTACGGACGGAGGCCCGCTCGGCCGCGAAGCTGGCGCACCCGAACGTGGCCGGCGTGCACGACTTCGGCACCTCACGGTCGGAATCGTCCGCGCGTGAGGTGCCGTACATCGTGATGGAGCTGGTCGAGGGGCAGACGCTGAGCGCCCATCTGGCCGCGGGGCCGCTCGACTGGCGGATCGGGGTGCGGATCTGCGCCGAGGTCGCCGCCGCGCTGGCCGCCGCGCACGCCGAGCTGATCGTGCACCGCGACATCAAACCCGCGAACGTCATGCTCACCCCGTCCGGCGCCAAGGTGCTCGACTTCGGCATCGCGGCCTCGGCCGGAACCCCGGATCCCGATCCCGAGCTGCCGGTGATGGGCACCCCGGCGTACGTGGCGCCCGAGCTTTTCGAAGGGGTGCCGCCGACCCCGGCCAGCGACATGTTCGCGCTGGGTACCCTGCTGCACCAGTGCATCAGCGGGCGCCTGCCGTGGCGGGCCGAGTCGCCGACAGAGCTGGTCTACGCCCAGCGCTACCGCGACCCCGACCCGCTGCCCGAGATCGACAAGCTGCCACTCGAGGTGGAGGACCTGGTGTCGCGCTGCCTCAACCGCGACCCGGCCGAGCGCCCGACCGCCATGGTGGCCGCGCTCCTGCTGGCCGAGGCGGTGGACGCCCGCGTCTACGTGCCGATGCAGGACCTGCACGCCGAGGAGGCGCACCCGCAGATCTCGCCGTGGGACAAGCGTGCCGCTGAGGAGCCGACCTCGGTGGCAGTGCAGGCTGGAGGCGGACGGCACCGCGCCGGCTAA
- the speB gene encoding agmatinase: MTRYGPMYGPEITFLGVPACDWQEPETYADADVVILGAPFDGGTSHRPGARFGPQVIRGTDYLPHDGSRPHLAMRVDALGGDLTVKDAGDLEVFSGDIQRSCDTIEDAVAHVTAHGAIPLILGGDHTITWPDVTGVARHHGAGRISVIHFDAHADTGDIEFGSLYGHGQPMRRLIESGAVRGDRFLQLGLRGYWPGPETLDWMADQGMNSFHMSEIVHRGLDAVLDHAFRIALDDCDGVFLSVDIDVCDPAHAPGTGTPEPGGLTARQLLDSVSRICHELPVVGMDIVEVAPPFDHADITAMLGNRVVLEALSGMARRRKDAGGPPWNKTTPLLAGRGSQPPLSARETPPSLSARDRQRSLPPAES, translated from the coding sequence GTGACGCGCTACGGACCGATGTACGGCCCCGAGATCACCTTCCTTGGCGTACCCGCCTGCGACTGGCAGGAGCCGGAGACGTACGCGGACGCCGACGTCGTGATCCTCGGCGCGCCCTTCGACGGCGGCACCTCCCATCGGCCCGGCGCCCGATTCGGACCGCAGGTCATCCGGGGCACCGACTACCTGCCCCACGACGGGTCCCGCCCCCACCTGGCGATGCGGGTGGACGCGCTGGGCGGCGACCTGACCGTGAAGGACGCCGGCGACCTCGAGGTCTTCAGCGGCGACATCCAGCGCAGCTGCGACACCATCGAGGACGCGGTCGCCCACGTCACGGCGCACGGCGCGATCCCGCTGATCCTCGGCGGCGACCACACCATCACCTGGCCCGACGTTACCGGCGTGGCCCGGCACCACGGCGCCGGCCGGATCTCGGTCATCCACTTCGACGCGCACGCCGACACCGGGGACATCGAGTTCGGGTCGCTCTACGGCCACGGTCAGCCCATGCGCCGCCTGATCGAGTCGGGCGCCGTACGGGGGGACCGCTTCCTGCAACTGGGCCTGCGTGGCTATTGGCCCGGTCCCGAGACCCTCGACTGGATGGCCGACCAGGGCATGAACTCGTTCCACATGAGCGAGATCGTCCACCGCGGCCTCGACGCCGTGCTCGACCACGCGTTCCGGATCGCGCTGGACGACTGCGACGGCGTCTTCCTCTCGGTCGACATCGACGTCTGCGACCCCGCCCACGCCCCCGGCACAGGCACCCCCGAACCGGGCGGGCTCACCGCGCGGCAACTGCTCGACAGCGTCTCGCGGATCTGCCACGAATTACCCGTAGTAGGCATGGATATTGTCGAGGTGGCGCCTCCGTTCGACCACGCCGACATCACCGCCATGCTCGGCAACCGGGTCGTGCTGGAAGCGCTGTCGGGCATGGCGCGCCGCCGCAAAGACGCAGGTGGACCGCCGTGGAACAAGACCACGCCGCTGCTCGCGGGCCGCGGTTCGCAGCCCCCGCTGAGCGCCCGCGAGACCCCGCCGTCGCTGTCCGCACGCGATCGTCAGCGCTCCCTGCCACCCGCGGAGTCGTGA
- a CDS encoding universal stress protein, producing MTGPVIVGVDGGTAAADALTLGRWFAEALGAPLVVAVVHPAPAALGSGRVDAEWVADRHRAAQRVLDDARKALEGVRGEVAFRMASSSSAAHGLHDLAEETHAQMLVIGSGRHATRERLMAGSTAERLLAGSVCPVAIAPAAMPAPPAEQRRVGVAYVDTPDGRTALNAAAEMARRGGDTLKLYTVVAAGDAALPFLIGDDIERAFLDTARETYELSLRRAAESVPDVTTEWQIVAGDVVDALADLTDVDVLYCGSRGYGPARRVLLGGVSTRLIRRACRPLVVVPRSG from the coding sequence ATGACGGGGCCGGTGATCGTGGGCGTCGACGGTGGCACGGCCGCCGCCGACGCGCTGACCCTGGGACGCTGGTTCGCCGAGGCGCTCGGTGCGCCGCTCGTCGTCGCCGTCGTGCATCCTGCGCCGGCCGCGCTCGGCTCGGGGCGGGTCGACGCCGAGTGGGTGGCCGACCGGCATCGCGCCGCTCAGCGGGTGCTCGACGACGCCCGTAAGGCCCTGGAGGGCGTACGGGGGGAAGTGGCCTTTCGCATGGCCTCGTCGTCGTCGGCCGCCCATGGCCTGCACGACCTGGCCGAGGAGACCCATGCGCAGATGCTGGTGATCGGCTCGGGACGGCACGCCACCCGGGAACGCCTGATGGCTGGGAGCACGGCCGAGCGGCTGCTCGCCGGCAGCGTCTGCCCGGTCGCCATCGCCCCGGCCGCGATGCCCGCCCCGCCCGCCGAGCAGCGCCGTGTCGGCGTGGCCTACGTGGACACACCGGACGGCCGGACCGCCCTCAACGCCGCGGCGGAGATGGCCCGCCGCGGCGGCGACACGCTGAAGCTCTACACCGTGGTCGCCGCGGGGGACGCCGCACTGCCGTTCCTCATCGGCGACGACATCGAGCGGGCCTTCCTCGACACCGCCCGCGAGACGTACGAGCTGTCGCTGCGCCGGGCGGCCGAGTCGGTCCCCGACGTCACGACCGAATGGCAGATCGTGGCCGGGGACGTCGTCGACGCGCTGGCCGACCTGACCGACGTCGACGTGCTGTACTGCGGCTCCCGCGGCTACGGCCCGGCCCGGCGGGTGCTGCTGGGCGGGGTCTCGACCCGGCTGATCCGGCGCGCGTGCCGCCCCTTGGTGGTGGTGCCGCGCAGCGGTTAG
- a CDS encoding winged helix-turn-helix domain-containing protein, which produces MSPDTALSPYQQIAAELRHQIFTGSLGVGAKLPSEHTLAGEHRVARTTVQSALRVLRTEGLISSRKGAGNFVTTLAVIDAHRCPARIELDHQQVGWLSRLPRPAHGLDRVLHCELEHPHEGPHAGLGQHAAGTGWWVQWTLSASEINAIPHCAAVRTPSQQDDNHCLLYCDHPGRHLYGSDYS; this is translated from the coding sequence ATGTCCCCCGACACGGCACTCTCCCCGTACCAGCAGATCGCGGCCGAGCTGAGACATCAGATCTTCACCGGCAGCCTGGGCGTGGGCGCGAAGCTCCCGTCCGAGCACACCCTCGCCGGCGAGCACCGGGTTGCCCGTACGACCGTGCAGTCCGCTCTGCGCGTGCTGCGCACCGAAGGCCTGATCTCGTCACGCAAGGGCGCCGGCAACTTCGTCACCACCCTCGCCGTCATCGACGCGCACCGCTGCCCCGCCCGCATCGAACTCGACCACCAGCAGGTGGGCTGGCTGAGCCGGCTGCCCCGCCCGGCCCACGGCCTCGACCGGGTGCTGCACTGCGAACTCGAACACCCGCACGAGGGCCCGCACGCCGGGCTGGGCCAGCACGCGGCCGGCACCGGCTGGTGGGTGCAGTGGACGCTGTCGGCCTCCGAGATCAACGCGATCCCCCACTGCGCGGCCGTGCGCACGCCCTCCCAGCAGGACGACAACCACTGCCTGCTCTACTGCGACCACCCCGGACGCCACCTGTACGGCAGTGACTACAGCTGA
- a CDS encoding M20 family metallopeptidase codes for MDHGVDLRRLVGRACDLIAMPSTSERPDELRRALEFVLDEVGPRFAVRRFLSNGKPSALVHRPGDEHFRVVLNAHLDVVPALPEQFVPRVEGDRLYGRGAQDMKVAALVMADVFRRLAPTLDVPVALQLVTDEEVGGADGTAHQIAQGVRADFVVIGEQSGLRVVNESRGLAHVRLTAKGRAAHAAYPWLGENALVRVVEAINALLRRYPVPDTEVWRTTVNVARVDTPNAAVNQVPDAASAWLDIRFPAGDDDWRSAERIEARLGELTGVTAQVEALGHPHHADPRSVEVKLLRQAARDAGFAGTLLAKHGAADGRHYTAAGVDAVIFGPGGDGQHGASEYADLTTLIPYGKALGLFLRSLSPRWPAGASGPDGPARPG; via the coding sequence GTGGATCATGGGGTCGACCTGCGGCGGCTGGTGGGGCGGGCCTGCGACCTGATCGCGATGCCGTCCACGTCGGAGCGGCCGGATGAGCTGCGGCGGGCACTCGAGTTCGTGCTCGACGAGGTGGGGCCCAGGTTCGCCGTACGGAGGTTCCTGTCGAACGGCAAGCCCAGCGCTCTCGTGCACCGGCCGGGGGACGAACACTTCCGGGTCGTTCTCAACGCCCACCTCGACGTCGTTCCGGCGCTGCCCGAGCAGTTCGTGCCGCGGGTCGAGGGCGACCGCCTCTACGGCCGCGGCGCGCAGGACATGAAGGTCGCGGCGCTGGTCATGGCCGATGTGTTCCGGCGGCTGGCGCCCACGCTCGACGTTCCGGTCGCCCTGCAGCTGGTCACCGACGAGGAGGTGGGCGGCGCCGACGGGACAGCCCATCAGATCGCCCAGGGCGTACGGGCCGATTTTGTGGTCATCGGCGAGCAGAGCGGGCTGCGGGTGGTGAACGAGTCGCGCGGGCTTGCTCACGTGCGGCTCACCGCGAAGGGGCGGGCGGCCCACGCGGCGTACCCGTGGCTCGGCGAGAATGCGCTGGTCAGAGTCGTCGAGGCGATCAACGCGCTGCTGCGCCGCTATCCGGTTCCGGACACTGAGGTGTGGCGCACGACGGTGAACGTGGCCCGCGTGGACACGCCGAATGCCGCCGTCAACCAGGTGCCTGACGCGGCGAGCGCGTGGCTGGACATCCGCTTCCCGGCCGGTGACGACGACTGGCGCAGCGCGGAGCGGATCGAGGCCCGGCTCGGCGAGCTCACGGGCGTGACGGCCCAGGTCGAGGCGCTGGGCCACCCCCATCACGCCGACCCTCGGAGCGTGGAGGTCAAGCTGTTGCGGCAGGCCGCGCGCGACGCCGGGTTCGCGGGCACGCTGCTGGCCAAGCACGGCGCCGCCGACGGCCGGCATTACACGGCGGCCGGCGTGGACGCGGTGATCTTCGGGCCGGGCGGGGACGGGCAGCACGGGGCGAGCGAGTATGCCGACCTGACGACGCTCATCCCGTACGGGAAGGCCTTGGGTCTCTTCCTGCGGAGCCTCAGTCCTCGTTGGCCAGCAGGAGCCAGCGGACCCGACGGACCAGCTCGGCCGGGTTGA